One region of Novipirellula artificiosorum genomic DNA includes:
- a CDS encoding HlyD family secretion protein has translation MPLRLAIQLAAATSVMLVVGCQRETQRHPPKLAVLPVTAIAVEYRSSFSYPITYYGRVEPARRATLSFERPGRLEEVRVNEGQRIAAGQVLALLDTSLLEAEKNVLLTQRKTERALLDRLQRGERAEVIEEARAEVMRLNVELRRALTNKIRNEKVYEEKAIARAEVDQATYTYQAAEFALQQAEHRLEALESGSRVEDVGAQQSRVDAIDAQMELIDVQLKKMVLFAPFDAYCVKRHQDEGVTLTAGQSVLEINEANLYECRFSIPYSSIKCISNVESLRIDGKSYSVSKPRGIAEIDQTMRTVDILFPLQVDAAERVLPGQACTIELSKSVECKCMYVPLSALTASIRGLWSFYGLQPNEDREQPDKVPTYTVEKFDVTILHSDGVGAMVSATLPHGSLIIAEGVHKVVPGMTVRIVEGG, from the coding sequence ATGCCCCTACGCCTCGCAATCCAACTAGCAGCGGCCACGTCGGTGATGCTAGTGGTTGGCTGTCAGCGGGAGACGCAGCGCCATCCACCCAAATTGGCCGTTTTGCCCGTCACGGCGATCGCGGTGGAATATCGTTCTTCGTTTTCTTACCCGATCACGTATTACGGTCGCGTCGAACCGGCCCGTCGAGCAACGCTGTCGTTCGAACGTCCGGGCCGATTGGAAGAAGTACGGGTCAACGAAGGCCAACGAATCGCCGCCGGACAAGTCCTGGCTCTGTTGGACACTTCGTTGTTGGAAGCGGAAAAGAACGTGCTCTTGACGCAGCGGAAAACGGAACGCGCGTTGCTCGATCGGTTGCAGCGAGGCGAACGTGCGGAGGTGATTGAAGAGGCACGGGCGGAAGTCATGCGGTTGAACGTGGAATTGCGACGGGCGCTGACCAACAAGATACGCAACGAGAAAGTCTACGAAGAAAAGGCGATCGCACGAGCGGAGGTGGATCAGGCAACCTACACCTACCAAGCCGCCGAGTTTGCGTTGCAGCAGGCAGAGCATCGACTTGAGGCACTCGAATCGGGAAGTCGTGTGGAGGATGTGGGCGCCCAACAAAGCCGAGTCGATGCGATCGATGCACAGATGGAACTTATCGATGTGCAGCTAAAGAAAATGGTGCTGTTTGCTCCGTTTGACGCTTACTGCGTCAAACGGCATCAGGATGAAGGCGTTACCTTAACGGCAGGACAAAGCGTCTTGGAAATCAATGAGGCTAACCTGTATGAATGTCGGTTTTCGATTCCCTACTCATCGATCAAGTGCATTTCCAACGTCGAGAGTCTACGTATTGATGGGAAATCCTACTCCGTATCCAAACCACGCGGAATCGCTGAGATTGATCAAACGATGCGTACCGTCGACATCTTGTTTCCATTGCAGGTGGATGCCGCAGAACGGGTCTTGCCAGGCCAAGCCTGTACGATCGAGTTATCCAAAAGCGTCGAGTGCAAATGCATGTACGTGCCGCTTTCTGCGTTGACGGCAAGCATCCGTGGACTCTGGTCGTTCTACGGTTTGCAGCCCAACGAGGACCGCGAACAACCGGATAAGGTTCCTACCTACACGGTTGAAAAATTCGACGTCACGATCCTTCATTCCGATGGGGTCGGTGCGATGGTTTCCGCGACTCTTCCCCATGGGTCACTGATTATTGCGGAAGGTGTTCACAAGGTCGTGCCGGGAATGACCGTTCGCATTGTCGAAGGTGGATGA
- a CDS encoding N-acyl amino acid synthase FeeM domain-containing protein, with amino-acid sequence MDRNTNLRSSGSESTTDQGGRVLPFPGQSLAHAPTNRDCVEYRTARSHADFRGAFELLQARYAEAGLATANAKSLRVLPYHLWTETQIFVAVKRTAAHRDQIIGSVSLVCDGNSGGIPMESTFGEAVTNLRRKGVPFGEVCSLCVESLGARSSVEMFGQLTRIMMYFARRRKLQTLLAVVHPRHSKFYQHAMGFQPIGGSAPYRQVGGQPGIPVLGSVNDQSQYRARWRKYYFDGVYDDAELQPYPMNQIERIYFQSYMATDQAATRAA; translated from the coding sequence ATGGATCGAAATACCAATCTCCGATCTTCGGGATCGGAATCGACGACTGACCAGGGGGGGCGTGTTTTGCCATTTCCTGGACAATCCCTAGCACACGCCCCCACAAATCGTGATTGCGTCGAGTATCGCACCGCGCGGTCCCATGCGGACTTTCGAGGCGCCTTTGAATTGCTGCAAGCCCGCTATGCGGAAGCCGGATTGGCGACGGCGAACGCAAAGTCGCTGAGGGTACTGCCTTACCATCTCTGGACGGAAACCCAGATTTTTGTGGCGGTCAAGCGGACTGCGGCTCACCGCGATCAAATCATCGGCAGTGTCAGTTTGGTTTGTGATGGAAATTCCGGGGGGATTCCCATGGAGTCGACATTCGGCGAAGCCGTCACCAACTTGCGTCGAAAGGGAGTTCCGTTTGGCGAGGTTTGTTCGCTGTGTGTTGAATCGCTCGGGGCGCGATCCAGCGTGGAGATGTTTGGGCAATTGACTCGAATCATGATGTATTTCGCGAGGCGACGAAAACTGCAGACGCTGCTGGCGGTCGTCCACCCACGCCACTCAAAGTTCTACCAACATGCAATGGGATTCCAACCGATTGGCGGATCGGCGCCGTATCGCCAAGTCGGTGGCCAGCCGGGCATTCCGGTCCTCGGTAGCGTCAATGATCAATCGCAATACCGGGCACGCTGGCGCAAGTACTATTTTGACGGAGTCTACGATGACGCCGAATTGCAGCCGTATCCGATGAATCAAATAGAGCGGATTTACTTCCAATCCTATATGGCCACCGACCAAGCAGCCACCCGAGCTGCGTAG
- a CDS encoding N-acyl amino acid synthase FeeM domain-containing protein, translating into MFTLCAQERSTTSTVEPVELSIARTTADLEDAFRLAYRSYLRSGLTKENPTGMRLTPYHFLPTTEVMLAKLQGISLSTATLILDGELGLPAEAIYASEIDSLRNKGLRLAEVGCLADQRESPVRFLKMFRQLSTLIAQAAANRGCNGLIAATHPKHAKFYIRHLGFEIFGDVRACPYAQGNPAVALLMDFEQLRGSEIHTHLFGKPYSEGVLQGHRWDVETHDHFQTIWQQSQVATQAMNSHSTDPACERLAVIQDAVEELIGEKVAEQS; encoded by the coding sequence ATGTTCACGTTATGTGCGCAGGAGCGTTCCACCACCAGTACGGTGGAACCGGTGGAGCTATCGATTGCTCGAACGACCGCCGACCTCGAAGATGCCTTTCGGTTGGCCTATCGGTCCTACCTGCGATCGGGATTGACGAAGGAGAATCCAACAGGAATGCGTTTAACGCCGTATCATTTCCTGCCGACCACGGAAGTGATGCTCGCCAAGCTGCAAGGGATTTCTCTTTCCACCGCGACGCTGATTTTAGACGGCGAACTTGGATTGCCGGCCGAAGCAATCTATGCGAGCGAAATTGACTCGCTACGAAATAAGGGACTTCGGCTAGCTGAGGTCGGATGTTTGGCTGACCAACGCGAATCGCCAGTCCGATTTCTGAAAATGTTTCGGCAATTGTCAACACTGATCGCTCAAGCGGCAGCAAATCGTGGATGCAACGGACTGATTGCGGCCACCCATCCGAAACACGCAAAATTCTACATCCGCCATCTTGGTTTTGAGATCTTTGGCGATGTCCGTGCGTGCCCCTACGCCCAAGGCAACCCAGCCGTGGCACTGCTGATGGACTTTGAGCAACTCCGGGGCAGCGAGATTCACACGCACCTATTCGGCAAGCCGTATTCCGAGGGGGTACTTCAAGGTCACCGATGGGATGTTGAAACGCACGACCACTTCCAAACAATTTGGCAACAATCCCAAGTAGCGACGCAAGCAATGAACTCGCACTCGACGGATCCCGCCTGTGAGCGACTGGCGGTGATTCAGGATGCTGTGGAGGAATTAATCGGGGAAAAGGTCGCAGAGCAGTCGTAG
- a CDS encoding response regulator transcription factor, with the protein MSSPRRLLVFHRNCLFRDCLSNFLSSLADYEAVSIDHGTTDKVDQFLRDPNDLILLDLNLPDSLAVEIVRAVKERQDNTKVIVLVPDEHDQLVECIAAGVHGCVLERSPLNDLQAAIQDVLAGQTYCSTDIVATMFAELARFASKTAEQPVESKGCRLTVREQEVLDLLSKRKSNKQIASELSVSLFTVKNHVHNLLEKLNVDNRVEAVEMARQQNRLSARSVSKTT; encoded by the coding sequence ATGAGCAGCCCAAGGCGTTTATTGGTATTTCATCGGAATTGTCTTTTTCGTGATTGCCTTTCCAATTTCTTGTCCAGTCTTGCTGACTACGAAGCGGTGTCGATTGACCACGGCACGACGGACAAGGTGGACCAGTTTCTGCGTGATCCCAACGACCTAATCCTGTTGGATTTGAACCTTCCGGATAGCTTGGCTGTAGAAATCGTTCGCGCGGTGAAGGAGCGGCAGGATAACACGAAAGTGATCGTTTTAGTCCCAGATGAGCACGACCAGTTAGTCGAGTGCATTGCCGCGGGCGTTCATGGCTGCGTGTTGGAACGTTCTCCACTGAACGATTTGCAAGCCGCGATTCAAGATGTGCTAGCCGGACAAACGTATTGCTCTACCGATATCGTTGCGACCATGTTCGCAGAACTCGCTCGCTTTGCATCCAAGACGGCCGAGCAGCCGGTCGAATCGAAAGGCTGTCGATTGACCGTGCGGGAGCAAGAGGTTCTAGACCTACTTTCGAAACGGAAAAGTAACAAACAAATCGCCTCGGAGTTGTCTGTATCCCTGTTTACGGTCAAGAATCATGTTCATAATTTGTTAGAGAAACTGAACGTGGACAACCGAGTGGAGGCCGTGGAAATGGCCAGACAGCAAAACAGGTTAAGCGCTCGGTCCGTTTCAAAAACCACCTAG
- a CDS encoding helix-turn-helix domain-containing protein gives MDKTRIMLTVGHPLHAQLIKHALATRSDLELAGEATDVIDCMKLISAMHPHVWIHSWDEGPELSAVQSHIYSFHSSLSIIRINPDEPAGYIQLQVNSLPELLNFATQSRHWGRAAQLC, from the coding sequence ATGGACAAAACCCGCATCATGCTCACGGTCGGGCATCCACTACACGCTCAACTGATCAAGCATGCTTTGGCAACCCGTTCCGACCTGGAGCTGGCTGGTGAAGCCACCGACGTGATTGATTGCATGAAGCTTATCTCTGCCATGCATCCTCACGTGTGGATCCACTCTTGGGATGAGGGGCCCGAGTTATCGGCAGTGCAATCACACATCTATTCGTTTCATTCCAGCCTTTCCATCATTCGGATCAATCCGGATGAGCCGGCTGGGTACATCCAACTGCAAGTCAACTCGCTTCCGGAGTTATTGAATTTCGCTACTCAGTCCCGGCATTGGGGCAGAGCGGCACAGCTTTGCTGA
- a CDS encoding N-acyl amino acid synthase FeeM domain-containing protein, translating to MNVSYSNAAVASDRIGSTEPIDKAPAQENSSGVSAGSIEPIEMKVTETATERAAAFRLVHQNYLRAGLTPDNAMQMRVMKHHLVDTTDVMIAKQNRDVVYTVTLVRDGLLGMPAESLFTEEIAAMRKEGLHLAEVSCVAGEYGDDNKKQGFEVLVRAIGLTIQVARRRGVDRLILAVHPRHAKVYRRLFGCEIITDVKQYEAVQGNPAVLCTHDFKQLDQRRYPLYDQVYGTHYRPWQLDGVRMSEAEKTYFQQAIGSSADAFLSMSAA from the coding sequence ATGAACGTATCTTACTCAAACGCAGCCGTCGCTTCTGACCGCATCGGCTCCACCGAGCCGATCGATAAAGCTCCGGCTCAAGAGAACAGCAGCGGAGTCTCCGCTGGTTCCATTGAACCGATTGAAATGAAAGTGACCGAAACGGCGACGGAGCGTGCAGCGGCATTTCGCTTAGTACATCAAAACTATTTGCGGGCGGGATTGACGCCTGACAATGCGATGCAAATGCGAGTGATGAAGCATCACTTGGTCGACACGACCGATGTCATGATCGCCAAGCAAAATCGTGACGTGGTCTACACGGTAACGTTGGTCCGCGATGGCCTGCTAGGGATGCCTGCCGAATCGCTGTTTACGGAAGAAATTGCTGCGATGCGTAAAGAAGGTCTGCATCTTGCGGAGGTTTCGTGTGTTGCCGGTGAGTACGGGGACGACAACAAGAAACAAGGGTTCGAAGTTTTGGTCAGGGCGATCGGGTTGACCATTCAGGTTGCCCGCCGGCGCGGCGTCGACCGTTTGATCCTAGCCGTCCATCCAAGGCATGCCAAAGTCTATCGGCGGTTGTTCGGATGTGAAATCATTACGGATGTCAAACAATATGAAGCGGTGCAGGGAAATCCCGCCGTGTTGTGCACGCATGATTTCAAACAACTCGACCAGCGTCGCTATCCACTCTACGATCAAGTCTACGGTACCCACTATCGTCCTTGGCAATTGGATGGCGTGCGAATGTCGGAAGCCGAAAAGACCTACTTTCAACAAGCAATTGGTTCGAGCGCCGACGCATTCTTGTCGATGTCCGCCGCGTAG
- a CDS encoding transposase, with protein sequence MPNDTYYERHLPHQVPSGFPIFLTWNLKGSLPHQVIQEIEAEASRLKATPLRRDESEHDRKLRHAKLLFVKRDRSLDNECREYVRLSSLTGVPRVSLERLTYDDRPMWLADSAAACEVAKSILWGVPARYQLWAFVVMGNHVHCLLSPNVELQIVTQGIKGFTSHQINRLQNSTGRTFWQDESFDHWARDEQEMYRIIEYIEQNPVSAKLCRRPELWEWSSASLREPYAWKQGTPFPSDKKDEIRRLFESRVRLR encoded by the coding sequence ATGCCGAACGACACATATTACGAGCGACACTTACCGCATCAGGTTCCATCCGGCTTCCCGATCTTTCTGACCTGGAACCTCAAAGGATCGTTACCCCATCAAGTCATTCAAGAAATCGAAGCGGAAGCATCAAGATTGAAGGCGACGCCACTGCGGCGCGACGAGAGCGAGCATGATCGAAAGTTACGTCACGCCAAGCTGCTGTTTGTCAAACGCGACCGAAGCCTCGACAACGAATGCCGAGAGTACGTCAGGCTTTCTAGCCTGACTGGCGTACCGCGTGTCAGCCTGGAAAGGCTAACGTACGACGACCGGCCAATGTGGTTGGCGGATTCCGCCGCCGCGTGCGAAGTGGCGAAGTCGATTCTTTGGGGCGTACCTGCACGCTATCAGCTCTGGGCGTTTGTGGTGATGGGAAACCACGTCCACTGTTTGCTCAGTCCAAATGTCGAGCTACAAATCGTCACCCAAGGTATCAAAGGGTTTACAAGCCATCAAATCAATCGGCTTCAAAATTCAACCGGTCGCACTTTTTGGCAAGATGAATCGTTCGATCATTGGGCAAGGGACGAGCAAGAAATGTATAGGATCATCGAATACATCGAACAAAATCCAGTATCTGCGAAGCTCTGTCGCCGTCCCGAACTCTGGGAGTGGTCATCCGCTAGCCTGCGAGAACCGTACGCTTGGAAGCAAGGAACGCCGTTTCCGTCAGACAAGAAAGACGAGATCCGTCGACTCTTCGAATCTCGAGTTCGCTTGCGTTAG
- the fabF gene encoding beta-ketoacyl-ACP synthase II, whose translation MRRVVVTGLGAVTPCGVTAPSAWQTALSGRSAIQKITRFDCAELPVQIAGEVPEFGATELLGAKVARQTSRFVQFSAVAANEALQDAHYDSQSMGDDCGCLIGVAIGGLGEIEESACLLKERGASRISPLMLPYAIPNMASGFVAIEHRLRGPNFAIATACASGTHAIGEAARLIRDGETKMMLAGGAEAAICPLSIASFAKMRALSRRNDEPHLASRPFDRNRDGFVMGEGCGLLVLEEYEQAVKRGANIYAELVGYGLSADAHHITMPGPEGEGLARSIRGALASGQINPADVDYINAHGTSTPNNDSLETQAIQSVFGVSADNVSISSTKGVTGHCLGAAGGIEALFTVLAIKHDVVPPTANLDTPDPACPLDYTPNTARERNIKLALSNSSGFGGQNACLAFKKLA comes from the coding sequence ATGCGTAGAGTCGTTGTCACAGGTCTGGGAGCCGTTACCCCTTGCGGGGTGACTGCGCCGTCGGCATGGCAAACCGCATTGTCGGGACGCTCGGCCATTCAAAAGATCACGCGGTTCGACTGTGCCGAGTTGCCGGTTCAAATCGCAGGCGAAGTACCGGAATTCGGGGCAACCGAATTGCTGGGTGCCAAGGTCGCACGTCAAACGTCACGATTCGTCCAGTTTTCTGCGGTCGCTGCGAACGAAGCCCTGCAAGACGCCCATTACGATTCCCAATCGATGGGTGACGATTGTGGCTGTTTGATCGGAGTCGCGATCGGTGGCCTAGGTGAAATCGAAGAGAGTGCATGTCTGCTCAAGGAACGCGGTGCCTCCAGGATTTCGCCGCTGATGTTGCCCTATGCGATCCCCAACATGGCATCGGGATTCGTTGCCATCGAGCATCGATTGCGAGGCCCGAATTTTGCAATCGCCACCGCTTGTGCAAGCGGAACGCATGCGATCGGAGAAGCCGCACGGCTGATCCGGGATGGTGAAACCAAGATGATGCTGGCCGGTGGCGCTGAAGCGGCGATCTGTCCGCTGTCGATCGCCTCGTTCGCCAAGATGCGTGCCCTCAGTCGCCGAAACGACGAGCCCCACTTGGCATCACGCCCGTTTGATCGGAACCGTGATGGTTTTGTGATGGGGGAAGGCTGCGGGTTGTTGGTCTTGGAAGAGTACGAGCAAGCCGTCAAACGCGGCGCAAACATCTACGCTGAATTGGTCGGATATGGACTGTCAGCCGATGCCCATCACATCACGATGCCAGGACCCGAAGGCGAGGGGCTGGCCCGATCGATTCGGGGTGCGTTAGCGTCAGGACAAATCAATCCAGCCGACGTTGATTACATCAACGCCCATGGGACGTCGACGCCGAACAATGATTCGTTGGAAACTCAAGCCATTCAATCGGTCTTCGGTGTTTCGGCCGACAACGTTTCGATTTCATCGACCAAAGGCGTGACCGGACATTGTCTCGGTGCCGCCGGAGGAATCGAAGCGCTCTTCACGGTGCTGGCGATCAAGCACGATGTCGTTCCGCCAACCGCCAACCTTGACACCCCCGATCCAGCCTGCCCGCTGGATTACACACCCAACACAGCACGCGAACGAAATATCAAGTTGGCGCTGAGCAACTCATCCGGTTTTGGTGGTCAAAACGCCTGCTTAGCCTTTAAGAAACTTGCCTAG
- a CDS encoding ThiF family adenylyltransferase, with translation MSLQTFESSLANAAESVMVSGDPFAAQRSNDPVFTGPSASVGNPVDWDYAEAFSRNLGLINPDEQQRLRDCSVAIPGMGGVGGLHLMTLVRMGIGRFRIADADTFAVGNFNRQFGSTVDSVDRSKAETLAACALSVNPELDIDVRKEFINESNVGDFLDGVDLLVDAVDFFSFDARRLLFAEARKRGIWAVTAGPIGFSTAWISFDPNGMSFDEYFDLSPNLDSLDLFIAFAMGLAPKSTHVPYFDFSHVNRETGQGPSVASACRLAGGVVGAEAVKILLGRGRVKAAPYYHQFDAYRYLLKKGKLRWGNRGPMQRIKRNIMRRRMIQLGFKP, from the coding sequence ATGAGTCTTCAAACTTTCGAATCGTCTCTAGCTAACGCTGCGGAGTCTGTCATGGTGTCTGGCGATCCTTTCGCGGCTCAACGCTCGAATGACCCTGTTTTCACAGGACCATCTGCCTCCGTCGGCAATCCAGTCGACTGGGATTACGCGGAGGCGTTTTCTCGCAATCTTGGATTGATCAACCCGGACGAGCAGCAGCGGCTACGGGATTGCAGTGTAGCGATTCCCGGTATGGGAGGCGTCGGTGGGCTGCACCTCATGACGTTGGTACGGATGGGTATCGGGCGGTTTCGTATTGCCGATGCGGACACGTTTGCGGTTGGTAATTTCAATCGTCAATTCGGTTCAACGGTCGATTCGGTTGACCGGTCGAAAGCCGAGACCTTGGCCGCCTGTGCATTGTCGGTCAATCCCGAACTCGACATCGACGTACGAAAAGAATTCATCAACGAATCGAATGTTGGTGACTTCCTGGATGGAGTCGATTTGTTGGTTGATGCGGTGGACTTCTTTTCTTTCGACGCTCGCCGATTGTTGTTTGCAGAAGCACGCAAACGAGGCATTTGGGCGGTGACGGCTGGTCCGATTGGATTCAGTACCGCATGGATTAGTTTCGATCCCAACGGAATGTCGTTCGACGAGTATTTTGACTTGAGCCCCAATCTCGATTCGCTCGACTTGTTCATAGCCTTTGCGATGGGGTTGGCGCCGAAATCGACTCACGTCCCCTACTTTGACTTTTCGCATGTCAATCGAGAAACCGGTCAAGGTCCCTCGGTAGCGTCCGCATGTCGGCTAGCAGGCGGGGTGGTCGGAGCGGAGGCGGTTAAGATCTTGCTCGGTCGCGGGCGGGTGAAGGCAGCACCGTACTACCATCAATTCGACGCCTATCGCTATTTGCTCAAAAAGGGAAAACTGCGATGGGGCAACCGAGGCCCCATGCAACGAATCAAAAGAAACATCATGCGTCGCCGCATGATCCAATTAGGCTTCAAACCGTAG
- a CDS encoding REP-associated tyrosine transposase codes for MSDYRRYFIPGAMYFFTVVTYQRRPILTMDAGRQCLRNAISEIKQNRPFDLFATVLLPDHWHWVMALPSGDADYSTRIKRIKETFSEAWLAAGMPESPVTPAQKKKGMRGIWQPRFWEHTIRDEADLERCVDYTHWNPRKHEVVRRVQDWPWSSFHRFVEAGQYDLDWGGEIPKAVTDKCEWGEP; via the coding sequence ATGTCTGATTATCGCCGTTATTTCATTCCGGGGGCCATGTACTTTTTCACGGTAGTGACCTACCAGCGTCGGCCAATTCTGACGATGGATGCTGGGCGACAATGCTTGCGGAATGCGATTTCAGAAATCAAACAAAACCGTCCATTCGATCTGTTTGCGACCGTGCTGCTACCCGATCATTGGCATTGGGTCATGGCGCTGCCCTCAGGTGACGCCGACTATTCGACGCGAATCAAGCGGATCAAGGAAACGTTCAGTGAAGCGTGGTTGGCAGCCGGGATGCCAGAATCACCTGTCACACCAGCACAAAAGAAGAAAGGCATGCGAGGGATTTGGCAACCACGATTTTGGGAGCACACGATCAGGGACGAAGCAGATTTGGAGAGATGCGTGGACTACACGCACTGGAATCCACGGAAACATGAGGTCGTCCGCAGAGTGCAGGATTGGCCGTGGTCCTCTTTTCATCGTTTCGTCGAAGCAGGACAATACGATTTGGACTGGGGAGGCGAAATACCCAAAGCAGTCACCGACAAATGCGAATGGGGCGAACCGTAG
- a CDS encoding nitroreductase family protein, with protein sequence MIEPQVLNTILDAAVAAPSPDNNQPWLFQIDGDRISVFMDTRRSLPSDESSMFDLTAIGAAVENMVIAAAHHGYIATPVWQSFDGDHPSCDSAVVEIQMTPGATPDPLYPFISERCTCRKPYDSQPLASELCQQLEESVLQFSDVQVDWITSKQDKASFGKLVAKTDSLRFRHRPFHEELFRQLRFSTHEAETTNDGLDIRTLELPFGVATGLRCLRSWSIMQTLHTLRLTPLLTMPSSQAVRASGAIAFLSVPTKSSEAFFRGGRAIERFWLKGAEMGLSMHPLGSPPIFLLQEQPKPNFQTTIDSARHGLAKLLPNLGQRILQLAFRVGNSAPPSERSQRLPSDARQC encoded by the coding sequence ATGATCGAACCACAAGTCCTCAATACGATCCTTGACGCAGCCGTAGCTGCTCCGTCGCCCGACAACAATCAGCCGTGGTTGTTTCAAATTGATGGAGATCGAATCTCCGTCTTCATGGACACGCGCCGGTCATTGCCATCAGACGAATCGTCGATGTTCGACTTGACTGCAATTGGTGCTGCCGTTGAAAACATGGTCATTGCTGCCGCACATCACGGCTATATCGCCACCCCGGTTTGGCAATCGTTTGATGGCGATCATCCGTCATGCGACAGTGCCGTTGTCGAAATCCAAATGACTCCAGGGGCTACCCCCGATCCGCTCTATCCGTTCATCAGCGAGCGATGCACCTGCCGCAAACCTTACGACTCACAGCCGTTGGCCTCCGAACTGTGTCAACAACTCGAAGAGTCTGTGTTGCAGTTCTCGGACGTTCAAGTCGATTGGATCACCAGCAAACAGGACAAAGCCTCGTTTGGCAAACTGGTCGCGAAAACCGACTCTCTCCGCTTTCGCCACCGTCCATTTCACGAGGAACTATTCCGACAGCTTCGTTTCAGCACTCACGAGGCCGAGACGACAAACGACGGTTTGGATATCCGCACGCTAGAGTTGCCTTTTGGCGTTGCGACAGGATTGCGCTGCTTACGCAGTTGGTCCATCATGCAGACGCTACACACCCTGCGGCTAACGCCGCTATTGACAATGCCATCGTCTCAAGCGGTCAGGGCAAGTGGAGCGATCGCATTCTTGTCGGTTCCAACCAAATCGAGCGAAGCGTTCTTCCGCGGTGGACGAGCAATCGAACGGTTCTGGCTGAAGGGAGCCGAGATGGGACTTTCCATGCATCCACTTGGAAGCCCTCCAATTTTCCTTCTGCAAGAACAACCAAAGCCGAATTTCCAAACAACCATTGATAGCGCACGTCATGGCCTAGCGAAGCTCCTACCGAATTTGGGGCAGCGAATTCTGCAACTAGCCTTCCGTGTCGGCAATAGTGCCCCACCCAGCGAACGTTCGCAAAGATTGCCAAGCGATGCAAGACAGTGCTGA
- a CDS encoding class I SAM-dependent methyltransferase: protein METKLAISYAIAIETIYKARTNPFGGRALDVCCGPGHMSINLAKELKLDELIGIDLSAPMVDVASANAKQQGLSNLRFQAGDATSLDNLGDAEFDLSTMMDAAHHMPSLDVLKKVLFELDRVTRPDGLVVVMDLVRLRTKALTEKYVQMLGHDYVERGLPNFLADFRNSMYAAWTPSELSSAVQSDSRRKWNLVVPRGLPFVQFLIGQPINSSALFTKRSRLWKKGEDPVAESDQGDLRMGRLTMATASARSLN from the coding sequence ATGGAAACCAAGCTGGCCATCTCCTATGCAATCGCGATTGAAACAATTTATAAAGCAAGGACGAATCCGTTTGGCGGGCGAGCTCTTGACGTTTGCTGCGGCCCCGGCCACATGTCGATCAACTTAGCCAAGGAGCTGAAACTTGACGAACTAATTGGGATCGACCTGTCAGCACCGATGGTGGACGTCGCGTCGGCAAATGCCAAACAGCAAGGCCTGAGCAACCTCAGGTTTCAGGCCGGGGACGCAACCTCACTTGATAATCTCGGTGATGCAGAATTTGATCTATCCACAATGATGGATGCAGCTCATCACATGCCATCACTGGACGTACTGAAGAAAGTACTTTTTGAGCTCGATCGCGTAACTCGTCCCGATGGACTGGTTGTGGTGATGGATTTAGTCCGCTTGCGTACAAAAGCGCTGACTGAAAAGTATGTGCAGATGCTCGGGCACGACTACGTCGAGAGAGGCCTGCCCAATTTCCTAGCGGACTTCCGCAACTCGATGTACGCAGCATGGACACCGTCCGAGTTGTCATCCGCTGTCCAATCCGACAGCCGCAGAAAATGGAATTTAGTGGTGCCACGTGGTCTTCCGTTCGTCCAGTTTCTAATTGGCCAACCGATCAACAGCAGCGCACTATTCACAAAGCGGTCTCGTCTCTGGAAAAAGGGCGAGGACCCGGTCGCCGAGAGCGACCAAGGCGATTTGCGCATGGGCCGTCTGACAATGGCGACCGCCTCCGCCCGTTCTCTCAACTAA
- the tnpA gene encoding IS66 family insertion sequence element accessory protein TnpA yields MARLPNPQLAQQWRERLERFAHSELTIAEFCELEGYLSASFYQWRRKLRSGELRKAPAFVPVDFNPSDLEGGAQRGVEIDLPGGAIVKVPVGATMAEQRQLIEAVVQATSAEVGS; encoded by the coding sequence ATGGCACGATTGCCCAACCCTCAACTCGCTCAGCAGTGGCGCGAGCGGCTCGAACGATTTGCTCACTCTGAGTTGACCATCGCTGAGTTCTGTGAACTGGAAGGCTATTTATCAGCGTCGTTCTATCAGTGGCGTCGAAAACTTCGATCTGGGGAACTTCGAAAGGCACCCGCTTTTGTTCCCGTGGACTTCAATCCCAGCGATTTGGAGGGCGGTGCCCAACGGGGCGTTGAGATTGACTTGCCCGGAGGAGCCATCGTCAAAGTACCAGTCGGCGCAACCATGGCCGAGCAACGGCAACTGATCGAAGCCGTTGTCCAAGCGACCTCTGCCGAGGTGGGCTCGTGA